The Trueperaceae bacterium genomic interval ATCGAGCACCTCGATGTCGGTCTCGGCGAGGACCTCCATGCAGGCGTCGAAGCGCTGGTTGTCGATCACGGTCGGGATGCCGCGGAGGATGACGATCTTCCCTTCACCACCCAGACGCTCGGCGATGTACTCGCACGACACCCGGCCCATGCCCGGGTTGTCGCCCGCGACGTAGATGTCGTGGATCGATGGGTCGACCAGGCCACGGTCGACGACGGTGATGAACACTCCCTGCTGCTTCACCTGGGCCACGGGAGCGGTCAACGGATCGGACTCGAAGGGCAGGATGACCAGGGCGTCGATCTGCTCGATAGCCACCAGGTCCTGCAGGTCGTTGGCCTGTTCGCCCGAGCTGCCGGCGGTCACGACCACGAAGTCGATGTTCGGGTAGGTCTCCTCGAGATAGCCCTCGGCCCGGTCGGCCCAGTAGTTGACGCCCCCGGTCCAGCCGTGGGTCGCCGAGGGTATCGACACGCCGATTTTCACCTGCTCGTCCTGCGCGAACGCCGCGCCCGCCACCATGAGTACCAGTGTCATGAAAAGCATCGCTCGTTTCATCTGTCGCTCCTCTCTAATCTGCTGCTGCCTCTGTTCCTGTTTCCGCCTCCGGAGTCTTCAGCTCCGTTGAACGCCTTGGGATTGAAGCGCCGAGGAACCACCCCCCTTCACTTGCGCCCCCTCTGCAGGAACACGGCGACGATGATGATCACGCCCTGCACCGCTCCGTTGAGGTAGGGGCTTATGACGTCGGTGAGGTTCAGGACGTTGCCGATGGTCGAGAGCATGACGGCTCCGACGACGGTTCCCCAGACGTGTCCGGAGCCGCCCTTCAGGGCGGTCCCGCCGATGATCACCGCGGCGATCGCCTCGAGCTCCCAGAGGATGCCGGTCGAACCGGACGCCGAGCCGAGCCTCGGCACGTATACGATCACAGCGAGCGCCACGCAGAGGCCCTGGATCACGTAAGTGAGCGTCTTGATGCGGCGAACGTCGATGGCCGAGTAGCTGGCCACCTGCTCGTTCGATCCGATGGCGTAGACGTAACGGCCGAAGCGGGTGCGATGCAGCACCACCGACGCGACGATCGCCACCGCCGCGAAGATGAGGATCGGGTAGGGGATGCCGAGGAAGTGCCCGTAGTAGACGGGCCGGTAGGCGCCCCTGAGCCCGAAGTCGAGCGAGAGGGTACCGCCGTCGGCAAGGTAGGTGACCACCGAACGGAAGATGCCGAGGGTTCCGAGCGTGACGATGAACGGCTCTATCCGCCCGCGAGTTATAGCGAGTCCGTTCAGGGCGCCCGCCGCCAGCCCCATCAGCAGAGCCAGCAGGATCCCCAGGAGGATCGTGAGCAGAGCGGAATCGACGTTGCCCACCAGCATGTTCATGCCGATGATCATCACTCCGGCAAGGAGGGCTGCCATCGAACCAACCGAGAGGTCGATCCCCCCGGCGATGATCACGAACGTCGCTCCGACCGCGATTATGCCGATGAAGCAGGCGCGGGTGAGGACGTTGAAGAGGTTGATGGGGGAGAGGAAGACCGGGTTGATGATCGTTCCCAGGACGAAGAGGGCGATCAGGCCGACCAGGGGCGTGAGCACCTGCCAGTTGACGCCGTTTCGGCGGCGATCTGCGCCGGCTTCAAGCCGCTGCTGCATCGACGGCCCCCTGTTCCTTCAGACCCGTGGCGTACTGCATGATCTCTTCCTCGTTGATCTGGGCGCCCGAGAGGACCCCGGTTATCCTGCCGCTGCGCATGACCGCCACCCGGTGGGCGAGCCCGACGATCTCCGGGAGTTCGGAGGAGATGAGGATCAGCGACTTGCCCTGCTTCAGGAGCTCGTCCATGTAGAAGTAGATCTGCCGTTTCGTGCCGACGTCGATCCCTCTCGTAGGCTCGTCGAGCACGATTATCTCCGGTTGGGCGCGCATTATCTTGGCGAGCACCAGCTTCTGCTGGTTGCCGCCCGAGAGCGTGCCGGCGCGCGCCTCCTCGGATGGGGCGCGGATGTCGAACTCGTCCATCGATTCCCGAAGCGCTGACTGCTCACCGGCACGGTCCAGGAACGGCCTGGCGAAGAGCTCCAGCGAAGCAAGGGTGAGGTTGGGCCTGAGCGGCATGTTGCCGAGCACCCCTTTACCCTTGCGGTCCTCGCTCAGGTACATGATCCCCAGGCGCTTGGCGTCCCCATAACGGCGGATCCTCACTGGTTCGCCCTCCAACAGCACTTCACCGTGCGCCGGGCGTAGTCCCAGGACGCCTTCGAGAAGTTCGGTGCGGCCTGCCCCGATGAGGCCGGCGAAACCGAGGACCTCGCCGCGGCGCAGCGAGAAGGAGGCGTTCTCGACGAAGCCCGGGACGTGCATGCCCCGCACTTCGAGCACCGTCTCGCGATGCTCGGTTTCCCGCTTCGGAGGGTACATGTCGGCGAGCTCCCGTCCCACCATCAGTCGAGCCATCTCGGCCTCGCTCAGGTTCGCGGCCAGGTCGGTAACGACCCGCTCCCCGTCGCGCAGGATCGTGACCCGATCGGCGATCTTCTTGATCTCGTCGAGCTTGTGGGAGACGAAGACGATCGCTACCCCCCGCTCCTTGAGTTCCCTCACGAGGCGGAACAGGACTTCGGTCTCATTGCCGGTCAGCACGTCGGTGGGCTCGTCCATGAAGAGCACCTTCACCTCGCGTGAGACGGCCTTGGCTATCTCCACCATCTGCTTCTGTGAGACCGCCAGACGCCGGACCGGGACAGTGGTATCGAGCGGAGAGTTGAGGCTCTGCAGGAGTTCGTCGGCCCGCCTGCGCATGGCTGCCCTGTCGAGGAAGGGACCTCTGCGGAGCTCCCTGCCCAGGAAGATGTTCTCCTCGGCCGAGAGGTCTTCCGCCAGGTTGAACTCCTGATGGATGAGGACGATTCCCCGCTCTTCCGCGTCGCCCGAGCCGGTGAAGTAGACCCGCTCGCCAGCGACCAGGATCTCCCCACTCGACGGCGCCAAGTATCCCGCCAGCATCTTCATCAGCGTCGACTTGCCCGCCCCGTTCTCACCGAGGATGGCGTGCACCTCGCCCGTCTTCACTTCGATATCGACCGCATGGACGACCTCCACGGGGCCGAAGCTCTTGGACAGGTTGACGCCTTCGATGGCAGTTTCGCTCACGTTACTTCGCCTCTTGGGCCTATGCGGACGGGGCTGCTTGCTCGCCCTGGCGTCCAGGACGAATTAAATTGACTGTCAAATTAATTGGCACTATACTTCCGGCACCCGGAGCCGTCAAGCAAGGGCGGGCGGCGCCGGCGGATGGAGGAGCGCGACCACATGTCCGCCAGGAAGCCGAGGCTCAACTCCGCGCTCATACGGCAGCTGAACGTCTCACGGGTCTTCCATGCGCTCAGACTCGCCCCCCGCTCCTCGCAGCGTGACCTCGTGGCGCTGACCGGGCTCGACCGGGCGACCGTCTCGGCGGTAGTCAGCGAGCTCGAGTCGAACGGCGTCATCGAACGTTCCGTCCGGGAGAGCGGCAGGCCGGGACGCCCACAAATATCCCTCACCATCGCCGAGGGGGCCGGCGCCCTGCTGGGCGCTCGCCTGGAACCGGACGGCATTAGACTGATCGCCACCACCCTCGCCGGGGACCCGCTCGGATCGCTCCAGGTGGCCGGTTCTCTGGAGGCCGAGATGGCGGTGGACCTGCTGGTCGAAGCGGTGGCGGAACTCCTGGCCAAGGTGGACCTGGAGCCGGAGCGGGTGAGGGGGATGGGTGTAGGCGTTCCGGCGCTGATGAGCGAGGCCGGCAGGCTCGCCTTCGCCCCCAACCTGCACTGGCGCAACGTCTGGCTGCGCGATCTGCTGGGCAACAGGCTCCCCTTCCCCGTCTACTTCGACAACGACACGAAGGCAGCGGCGCTCGCCGAGAAGCTCTTCGGCTGTTGCCGTGATGTGCGCGACTTCCTTTTCATCGCCGGCCACTCCGGTATCGGTGGCGGTCTCTACCTCGACGGCACCCTCTATCGAGGGCACAACGGTTACGCCGGGGAGATCGGTCACCTCAAGGTTCGCCCCGGCGGCCGGGAGTGCGGTTGCGGCGGGCGCGGCTGCCTGGAGGCGTACATCTCGGAGAAGGCGATACTGGCGCGTCTCGCCGACCTGGGGGTGGCGCTGGCCGACCTGCGCGCCGTGGCGGGGGCTGCGGAGGCGGGCGACGAGCGGGTGCTGGCGCTCATGGAGGAGTCCGGTGAACTGCTGGGCGAGGCGTGCGCCAACCTGGTGAACCTGTTCAACCCCGAGCTGATAGTGCTGGGTGGCAATATCACCCTGCTGGCACGCTTCATGCGCCCCGCTCTCGAGCGGGCCCTGGAGAGTGACGCGCTCAGCGCGCCACTCTCCGCCAGTCGGGTGCGGGTTTCGCCGCTCGGGACCGAGGTCGTGCCGATGGGCGGAGTAGCCCTGGCGCTGGAAGGAGTCCTGTCGTTACCGTCGTGGCTGGCGGCTTCCGAGATCAGGGACATGGTGGAATAGGGCGTGGACGATCTGTTGCAGCGGTTGAGGGCCGGCGAAGCCCGGGCCCTCGCCAGGGCGATAACCCTGATCGAGAGCGGCGACGAGACCGGCCAACGTCTTCTGGCGCGCCTGCGGCCCGAGGGCGGCAGGGCTCGCGTGATTGGCGTCACCGGCGCCCCCGGCAGCGGCAAGAGCACCCTTACCGATGCGATGGTGGGCTGGGCCAGGGCTAGGGACGAGCGGGTGGCGGTCGTCGCCGTCGACCCCAGCAGTCCCTTCAGTGGCGGTGCCATCCTGGGAGACCGGATACGGATGACTCGCTGGCACTCCGACCCGGGCGTGTTCATCCGGTCGATGGCCACCCGGGGCCACCTGGGTGGATTGGCGGCGGCAACCCTCCAGGTCGTCGCCTTCCTCGATGCCGTCGGGTTCGGCACCATCCTCATCGAGACGGTGGGCGTGGGCCAGTCGGAGGTCGAGATCGCCGAGGCCGCCGACACGACCGTCCTCGTGCTCACTCCGGGCCAGGGCGATGCGGTGCAGGCGTTCAAGGCGGGGATCATGGAGATCGCCGACATCTTCGTCGTCAACAAGGCCGACCAGCCTGGAGCCAACCGGCTCAAGCGGGAGATCCGAGCGATGCTGGCGATCGCCCGGCAGAACGCTCACGACGTCGGTGGCGACGAGCGCGGCGGCATGGAACGCGGCGGCGAGCATCGCGGTGGCGAGCATCGTGGCGGCGAGCATCGTGGCGGCGAGCAACATGGCGATGAGCATCGTGGTGATGGGCATCGTGGCGACGTCTGGCGGATCGAGGTGCTGGAGACCGTAGCCAGTGAAGGCAGCGGGGTCGAGCAGGTGATGGAGGAGGTAGAGCGCCACGCCCGTTACCTGCGAGAAACCGGGCTCCTCGAGCAGCGCCGCCGACGGCGGGCGGGCTTCGAGGTCGCTGCCATCCTCCACGAGGAGTTGAGGCGTTCCCTGGCTGGCCGCGAGGACGCCCTGGTGGGGGAGATACTGGCCGGCAAGATGACCCCTGCTCAGGCGGTCGCCCGGCTGCTCGAGCGTTGAAGTTACCGCTACCGGTACACTGAACCCAACATGACCCACGCCGTCTACCCCGGCTCCTTCGATCCGCTCCACAACGGGCATCTCGATGTGGTGAGGCGTGCCGCGAAGATCTACGACCACCTCACCGTCGCGGTTCTCGAGAACCCGCTGAAGGGCACCAAACTGTTCGAGGTCGAAGAGCGGGTGGCCATCATCGCCGAGACGGTCGCGGGAATCCCGAACGTCGACGTGGATCGATTCGAGGGCTTGCTGGCGGACTACGTGCGACGCCGGAAGGCGACTATCATCGTCAAGGGGCTGCGGGCGATCAGCGATTTCGAGACCGAGTTGCAGATGGCCCACCTCAACCGGCAGCTGAACCCGGACGCCGAAACGACGTTCATTATGACCGCCACACGCTGGTCGTACGTATCGAGTACGCGGATAAAGGAACTTGCCAAGTACGGGGCCGACATCTCCAAGCTGGTTCCCAGAGCGACCCTGGTCAAATTGCAGGAGCGTTTCCGGCCGGTCCAGCAGCAGTCCTGATAGCGGGGCGCGCCGCCTGGGACCTTCGCGGCGCGCCGCCTTCACGCACCGGTTCAGGGCCGGCGAAGCCACCCCAATTTCAGTCACTACGAACGCGCGTGCATGGAGAGGGCATTCCTGCTGCCCGGCGCGTCGGTGATCTGTGCGCGACAGTGGCTTCTTCGGCATCCGCCCATCACGCGCAGATGTCTGCCGCCCGTGCGAGGGCAGCTGCCTGCGGAGAGCCGGCCGCAGCCGAGCCTGTTCGCCTCGACCCGGCAGCTGTCGGTTCGAGCGCCTAGAGCTGCTGGGCTTCGACCGACCTCGCGGCAAGAGTCGTCTCCATAGGCGGGAGACTCATGCAAGCGCGTTCGTACGGTGTCGCGAGGGGGGGTGTACCCCGGACGCCGGCGAGTAGCGAAAGCGAGGGTTACCGCGCCGGAAACCGCGGCCGAAACGCGACCGTGCGAACGACGTGGGACGGCCCAACAGCTGCTGAGGGTCGAGGTGAGCATGCGGCGATGGCGAAAGGACGCTCCGGTGACGATGGAGGATGTCGCGCGCGAAGCCGGGGTGGACCGCTCGACGGTGTCTCGAGCCCTCAGGAGGGATCCCTGGATCCCCCGTCACACCAGGGACCGGATCGAGGCCGCGGCCGCGCGACTAGGCTACGTTCGTAGTGGGATCGCGAGCGAGCTGGCCGGGATGCGATCGAGAACGATCGGGGCGTGTCTGCCTAGGGCGGGAGGCGATGCTTTCTACGGGCAGCTGAACGGCCTCGTCGACGCTGCGGCGCCGTACCGGCTCAAGGTCCTCACCGCCCTATACGCCCCTGGCCAGGAGCAGGAGTGCGTAAGGGACTTCCACGAGAGGCGCGTCGCCGGCATCGTGATCTTCGGGACAACCACTCCAGGCAGCTACTCCGGCGTCACGCCGCGCGGCCTGTGCCCGGTGGTCGAAGCGACACCGTTCGACCCGTCATGCCACCGCTCCCAGGCGGCACTGGGCCGGCAGATCTTCGAAGATCTGGCCGATCTGCTCCCTGACCTCTCGACCTACTCGAGGTACCGCTCGAGGTAGCCCACGACCTCGTCCACGTCTGCCAACCGGTAGCGGGCGGCGCTATCGCCGTCGCCCACCTTGACCGTTACGGCGTCGACCAGCGCCTGGAACGCGTCCTCGTCGGTCGTGTCGTCACCGATCATCACCGGCGTTGTCCCGGGGTGGCGGGCATAGATCTCGCTGGCAGCGCGTCCCTTGTCGAAGCCACCCGGTCTGACCTCCACCACCTTCTTCCCCCAAACCAGATCGAGACCCTCGGGCAAACGCTGTGACCAATCGCGCAGTTCCGCCAGAACCCGCTCCTCGTCGCGCGCCTGGCGGTAGTGGAGGGCGATGGCCTCCCCTTTGTCCTCGATCCGCACACCGTCGATCCTGGGCAGGCGCTCACGGGCCTGCGTCATCAGTTCGAGCGAGTCATCGTCCAGCCGCGAGCGCGCCCCCTCCCCCAGACGGCCCTCCTCAAGCCCGTGAACGCCGATCGCGACCAGTCGGGGCACCGGGAGGAGCTGCGCCAGGTCGGCCACCCGGCGTCCGGTGAGGACCCGCACGGGGTAGAGGTCGGCGAGCCGCCCGAGCACCTCGGCGACCCGAGGGTGGGGGACCGCCTCGTCGGGATCGTCCACGATCTCCGCCAGGGTGCCGTCGTAATCGAGCAGGAACAGAGGCTTCTCGACCAGTGGCGGCGCCGGCCGGCTCACGACCGCTCCAGTGAGTCGAGGAAGCGCTGAGCCCAGCCGTGCACGTCCAACTCCATCACCTGCTTGCGCAGCCCGGCCATCCGCTCGCGGCGCCCCTCGACCGGCGTCCGCACCGCCTCTGCGATGGCTTCCGAGATCGACACGATGTCGTACGGGTTCACCAGCATCGAGGCGTCGAGTACCTCGGCCGCACCGGTCAGGTGCGAGAGGATGAGCAGGCCCCGGTCTGCCGTGAGCGCGTACTCCTGGGCGACGATGTTCATCCCGTCGCGGAACGGGGTGATGAGCATGGCGTCAGCGGCGACGTAGTAGGCGACCAACTCGTCCTGAGTGTGGGAGCGGTAGAGGTACCGGACCGGCACCCAATCGCCCTCCATGAAGGCGCCGTTCACCCTGCCGGCGATCTCGTCGACACTGCGTTTGAGCTCCTGGTACGACTCGATCCGAGTGCGACTGGGTGCGCTAATCTGGTAGAAGGTCACCCTTCCGTGGTACTCCGGGTTGTTCTGCAGGAAGTGCTCGAACCCGAGGAGCCGCTCGGGTACCCCCTTCGTGTAGTCGAGCCGATCGACCCCCAACAGCAGGTGCTCGGCGGCCGTCTCCTCGCGGATTCGACGGGCGGCGGCGATCGTCTCCGGCTCGCGGGCAAGCTCGAGGAAGCGTTCGGTGTCGATGCCGATCGGGTGGGGTTCGACCCGCACTTCGCGGCCGCGCCACTGCACGGTGTTGCCGCTGACCCTTGCACCAGGCAGTTTGGCGGCCGCGCCGAGGAAGTTCTCGCAGTAGCGCTCGGTGTGGAAGCCGACGAGGTCGGCCCCCAGCAACCCTTCCACGAGGTCGTCGGCCCAGGGAAGGATCCCCCACTCCTCGAGCGCGGGCCAGGGGATGTGGAAGAAGAACCCGATGCGCGCGTCAGGCAGCCTCTCCCGCAGCATCCCGGGGGCGCACATCAGGTGATAATCGTGCACCCAGATGATGTCGCCGGGTTGGTAGCGCTCGGCAGTGGCTGCAGCGAAGTGCCTGTTGACCGAGCAGTAGTCGCGCCAGAAGGCGTGCTGTATGTCCATCTGCTCATTGAAGTAGTGACAGAGGGGCCAAAGCACCCTGTTTGAGAAGCCGTAGTAGTAGTTCTTGACCTCACGCTCGCAGAGCTTCAGCCGCTTGACCTCGAACGCCGGCCGCTCCGGCGGGTAGTCGATCACCGGTTGCTCCTCGACGTCCTCCTCGCCCCAGGCGATCCAGGCCCCGCCCCGCTCCTC includes:
- a CDS encoding ABC transporter substrate-binding protein, translated to MKRAMLFMTLVLMVAGAAFAQDEQVKIGVSIPSATHGWTGGVNYWADRAEGYLEETYPNIDFVVVTAGSSGEQANDLQDLVAIEQIDALVILPFESDPLTAPVAQVKQQGVFITVVDRGLVDPSIHDIYVAGDNPGMGRVSCEYIAERLGGEGKIVILRGIPTVIDNQRFDACMEVLAETDIEVLDSAYANWNRDDGFVVMQDFLTRFPEIDAVWAQDDDIAIGVLEALRQAGRTDEMFVVGGAGMKEMIKRVMEGDETVPVDVLYPPAMIATAMQVTAQHFAYDAPLLGEYILDAVLITPENAERYYFPNSPF
- a CDS encoding ABC transporter permease — its product is MQQRLEAGADRRRNGVNWQVLTPLVGLIALFVLGTIINPVFLSPINLFNVLTRACFIGIIAVGATFVIIAGGIDLSVGSMAALLAGVMIIGMNMLVGNVDSALLTILLGILLALLMGLAAGALNGLAITRGRIEPFIVTLGTLGIFRSVVTYLADGGTLSLDFGLRGAYRPVYYGHFLGIPYPILIFAAVAIVASVVLHRTRFGRYVYAIGSNEQVASYSAIDVRRIKTLTYVIQGLCVALAVIVYVPRLGSASGSTGILWELEAIAAVIIGGTALKGGSGHVWGTVVGAVMLSTIGNVLNLTDVISPYLNGAVQGVIIIVAVFLQRGRK
- a CDS encoding sugar ABC transporter ATP-binding protein; the encoded protein is MSETAIEGVNLSKSFGPVEVVHAVDIEVKTGEVHAILGENGAGKSTLMKMLAGYLAPSSGEILVAGERVYFTGSGDAEERGIVLIHQEFNLAEDLSAEENIFLGRELRRGPFLDRAAMRRRADELLQSLNSPLDTTVPVRRLAVSQKQMVEIAKAVSREVKVLFMDEPTDVLTGNETEVLFRLVRELKERGVAIVFVSHKLDEIKKIADRVTILRDGERVVTDLAANLSEAEMARLMVGRELADMYPPKRETEHRETVLEVRGMHVPGFVENASFSLRRGEVLGFAGLIGAGRTELLEGVLGLRPAHGEVLLEGEPVRIRRYGDAKRLGIMYLSEDRKGKGVLGNMPLRPNLTLASLELFARPFLDRAGEQSALRESMDEFDIRAPSEEARAGTLSGGNQQKLVLAKIMRAQPEIIVLDEPTRGIDVGTKRQIYFYMDELLKQGKSLILISSELPEIVGLAHRVAVMRSGRITGVLSGAQINEEEIMQYATGLKEQGAVDAAAA
- a CDS encoding ROK family transcriptional regulator encodes the protein MSARKPRLNSALIRQLNVSRVFHALRLAPRSSQRDLVALTGLDRATVSAVVSELESNGVIERSVRESGRPGRPQISLTIAEGAGALLGARLEPDGIRLIATTLAGDPLGSLQVAGSLEAEMAVDLLVEAVAELLAKVDLEPERVRGMGVGVPALMSEAGRLAFAPNLHWRNVWLRDLLGNRLPFPVYFDNDTKAAALAEKLFGCCRDVRDFLFIAGHSGIGGGLYLDGTLYRGHNGYAGEIGHLKVRPGGRECGCGGRGCLEAYISEKAILARLADLGVALADLRAVAGAAEAGDERVLALMEESGELLGEACANLVNLFNPELIVLGGNITLLARFMRPALERALESDALSAPLSASRVRVSPLGTEVVPMGGVALALEGVLSLPSWLAASEIRDMVE
- the meaB gene encoding methylmalonyl Co-A mutase-associated GTPase MeaB, yielding MDDLLQRLRAGEARALARAITLIESGDETGQRLLARLRPEGGRARVIGVTGAPGSGKSTLTDAMVGWARARDERVAVVAVDPSSPFSGGAILGDRIRMTRWHSDPGVFIRSMATRGHLGGLAAATLQVVAFLDAVGFGTILIETVGVGQSEVEIAEAADTTVLVLTPGQGDAVQAFKAGIMEIADIFVVNKADQPGANRLKREIRAMLAIARQNAHDVGGDERGGMERGGEHRGGEHRGGEHRGGEQHGDEHRGDGHRGDVWRIEVLETVASEGSGVEQVMEEVERHARYLRETGLLEQRRRRRAGFEVAAILHEELRRSLAGREDALVGEILAGKMTPAQAVARLLER
- the coaD gene encoding pantetheine-phosphate adenylyltransferase encodes the protein MTHAVYPGSFDPLHNGHLDVVRRAAKIYDHLTVAVLENPLKGTKLFEVEERVAIIAETVAGIPNVDVDRFEGLLADYVRRRKATIIVKGLRAISDFETELQMAHLNRQLNPDAETTFIMTATRWSYVSSTRIKELAKYGADISKLVPRATLVKLQERFRPVQQQS
- a CDS encoding LacI family DNA-binding transcriptional regulator, with the protein product MRRWRKDAPVTMEDVAREAGVDRSTVSRALRRDPWIPRHTRDRIEAAAARLGYVRSGIASELAGMRSRTIGACLPRAGGDAFYGQLNGLVDAAAPYRLKVLTALYAPGQEQECVRDFHERRVAGIVIFGTTTPGSYSGVTPRGLCPVVEATPFDPSCHRSQAALGRQIFEDLADLLPDLSTYSRYRSR
- the otsB gene encoding trehalose-phosphatase, producing MSRPAPPLVEKPLFLLDYDGTLAEIVDDPDEAVPHPRVAEVLGRLADLYPVRVLTGRRVADLAQLLPVPRLVAIGVHGLEEGRLGEGARSRLDDDSLELMTQARERLPRIDGVRIEDKGEAIALHYRQARDEERVLAELRDWSQRLPEGLDLVWGKKVVEVRPGGFDKGRAASEIYARHPGTTPVMIGDDTTDEDAFQALVDAVTVKVGDGDSAARYRLADVDEVVGYLERYLE
- a CDS encoding trehalose-6-phosphate synthase, which encodes MRLLIVANREPIRRDEEGKWHPSVGGLTSAVLPVLEERGGAWIAWGEEDVEEQPVIDYPPERPAFEVKRLKLCEREVKNYYYGFSNRVLWPLCHYFNEQMDIQHAFWRDYCSVNRHFAAATAERYQPGDIIWVHDYHLMCAPGMLRERLPDARIGFFFHIPWPALEEWGILPWADDLVEGLLGADLVGFHTERYCENFLGAAAKLPGARVSGNTVQWRGREVRVEPHPIGIDTERFLELAREPETIAAARRIREETAAEHLLLGVDRLDYTKGVPERLLGFEHFLQNNPEYHGRVTFYQISAPSRTRIESYQELKRSVDEIAGRVNGAFMEGDWVPVRYLYRSHTQDELVAYYVAADAMLITPFRDGMNIVAQEYALTADRGLLILSHLTGAAEVLDASMLVNPYDIVSISEAIAEAVRTPVEGRRERMAGLRKQVMELDVHGWAQRFLDSLERS